From Nitrospinaceae bacterium, the proteins below share one genomic window:
- a CDS encoding fumarate reductase/succinate dehydrogenase flavoprotein subunit: MKLDAKIPSGPMAGKWEKRKFEGKLVNPSNKRKYNIIVVGSGLAGGGGAASLAELGYNVDCFCFQDSSRRAHSIAAQGGINAAKNYQNDGDSVHRLFYDTVKGGDFRSREANVHRLAEVSNAIIDQSVAMGVPFAREYGGTLDNRSFGGAQVSRTFYARGQTGQQLLLGVYSALSRQIGNGQVTMHPRTEMLDLVLVDGHAKGIVTRDLVTGKIETWAADAVILATGGYGPVFYLSTNAVGNNVTAAWRAHKKGALFANPCYTQIHPTCIPVSGDHQSKLTLMSESLRNDGRIWVPKKQGDTRSPSDIPDAERDYYLERMYPSFGNLAPRDISSRAAKRACDEGRGIGPGALGVYLDFRDAIDRLGLTTIQQRYGNLFDMYERITGENAYQLPMRIYPAIHYTMGGLWVDYDLMSNVPGLYVLGEANFSDHGANRLGASALMQGLADGYFVIPTTISEYLAGQAPGEVGTDHEAFREATGEVDEKIKKILAVDGRRTANSFHRELGHIMWDKCGMARNEEGLKSALDMIPALREEFWQNVKVTGTGDDLNKELERAGRVADFLEFGELLVTDALHREESCGGHFREEHQSEEGEAKRDDENFSYVGAWEYTGGAPVLHKEELEFEEVHLAVRSYK; this comes from the coding sequence ATGAAACTGGACGCGAAAATCCCCTCGGGGCCCATGGCCGGGAAATGGGAAAAACGCAAATTTGAGGGCAAGCTAGTCAACCCCTCAAACAAGAGAAAGTACAACATCATCGTCGTCGGCTCGGGACTTGCCGGAGGCGGTGGGGCGGCCTCGCTCGCAGAGCTAGGCTACAACGTCGATTGTTTCTGTTTTCAGGACAGCTCCCGGCGCGCACACTCCATCGCTGCACAGGGAGGCATCAACGCCGCCAAGAATTATCAGAACGACGGCGACAGCGTACACCGCCTCTTCTATGACACCGTAAAGGGAGGTGACTTTCGCTCGCGCGAGGCAAACGTCCATCGCCTCGCCGAGGTGAGCAACGCCATCATCGACCAGAGTGTGGCCATGGGCGTGCCCTTTGCCAGAGAGTATGGCGGCACACTGGACAACCGCTCGTTCGGCGGCGCGCAAGTGTCTCGCACTTTCTATGCACGGGGCCAGACCGGTCAGCAACTTCTTCTCGGCGTCTACTCGGCGCTAAGTCGCCAGATCGGCAACGGGCAGGTGACTATGCACCCGCGCACAGAGATGCTCGACCTCGTTTTGGTGGACGGACATGCCAAGGGCATTGTCACCCGAGACCTCGTTACCGGTAAGATCGAGACCTGGGCGGCGGACGCCGTGATTCTGGCGACCGGCGGCTATGGTCCCGTCTTCTATCTCTCGACGAATGCCGTGGGCAACAATGTTACGGCGGCGTGGCGAGCGCACAAAAAAGGCGCGCTATTCGCCAACCCGTGCTACACGCAGATTCACCCCACATGTATTCCGGTCAGCGGCGACCATCAGTCGAAGCTTACCCTCATGAGTGAATCGCTTAGGAACGACGGGCGCATCTGGGTTCCCAAGAAACAGGGCGACACTCGCTCGCCGAGCGATATCCCCGATGCCGAGCGTGATTATTACCTTGAGCGTATGTACCCGAGTTTTGGCAACCTGGCGCCGCGCGATATTTCCTCGCGTGCTGCCAAGCGTGCTTGCGATGAGGGGCGAGGCATCGGCCCCGGCGCCCTGGGTGTCTATCTCGATTTCAGGGACGCCATCGACAGGCTGGGGCTCACCACCATTCAGCAGCGCTACGGCAACCTCTTTGATATGTACGAGCGCATCACGGGCGAGAATGCCTACCAGTTGCCCATGCGGATTTACCCGGCCATTCATTACACGATGGGTGGTCTGTGGGTGGACTATGATTTGATGAGCAACGTGCCGGGCCTCTATGTTCTGGGTGAGGCGAACTTTTCGGACCACGGGGCGAACCGACTTGGCGCGAGCGCGCTTATGCAGGGTCTGGCGGATGGCTACTTTGTCATTCCCACGACCATCTCCGAGTATCTCGCCGGCCAGGCGCCGGGCGAGGTGGGTACCGACCATGAGGCATTCCGGGAGGCCACCGGCGAGGTTGATGAAAAGATAAAGAAAATCCTTGCCGTAGATGGGCGGCGTACGGCCAACTCCTTCCACCGCGAGCTTGGTCACATCATGTGGGATAAATGCGGTATGGCGCGAAACGAGGAGGGTCTCAAGTCAGCGCTCGACATGATACCCGCCCTTCGTGAGGAGTTTTGGCAGAACGTCAAGGTGACGGGAACGGGCGATGACCTGAACAAGGAGCTTGAGAGGGCGGGTCGGGTCGCTGATTTTCTTGAATTTGGCGAATTGCTCGTCACAGACGCGCTCCACCGGGAGGAATCTTGTGGCGGCCACTTCCGCGAGGAGCATCAGTCCGAGGAGGGCGAGGCCAAGCGTGATGATGAGAATTTCTCCTATGTTGGTGCATGGGAATATACTGGTGGCGCGCCGGTTCTACATAAGGAAGAACTCGAATTCGAGGAAGTCCATCTCGCAGTGAGGAGCTACAAATAA
- a CDS encoding succinate dehydrogenase cytochrome b subunit, whose protein sequence is MNQNSHWYLTSIGAKLVMAATGVLLFGFLVGHLTGNLLMFAGPDAMNTYAHWLKERGGLLWGARLGLLVVFAVHIASAIRVNRQNRAARPVAYAVSSFMATSYAARTILVSGIIILAFVVYHLLHYTLGVTNPEYLRMFDVKGRPDVYGMVVSGFSNPTVTGAYIVAMLLLASHLSHGLTSLFQTFGLYGPKFRPFSTKLGPVVAILIFIGFVSIPLAVLSGRLH, encoded by the coding sequence ATGAATCAAAACTCTCACTGGTACCTGACCTCCATCGGCGCCAAGCTGGTGATGGCAGCGACTGGGGTGCTCCTGTTCGGGTTCCTCGTGGGTCATCTGACGGGCAATTTGCTTATGTTCGCCGGCCCCGACGCCATGAACACCTACGCGCACTGGTTAAAAGAACGGGGAGGGCTCCTTTGGGGCGCCCGGCTGGGTCTTCTCGTTGTCTTCGCCGTTCATATCGCCTCGGCGATAAGGGTCAACCGGCAGAATCGTGCCGCCCGGCCTGTGGCATATGCCGTATCGAGCTTTATGGCGACGAGCTACGCCGCGCGGACGATACTCGTCAGCGGCATTATCATCCTGGCGTTCGTCGTCTACCACCTGCTCCATTACACGCTGGGCGTGACGAACCCCGAGTATCTTCGTATGTTCGACGTCAAAGGCAGGCCCGATGTTTACGGGATGGTGGTTAGTGGATTTTCAAACCCCACCGTCACGGGTGCCTACATCGTCGCCATGCTCTTGCTGGCCTCTCATTTGAGTCACGGGCTTACCAGCTTGTTTCAAACATTTGGCTTGTACGGCCCAAAGTTCAGACCCTTTTCAACGAAGCTGGGCCCGGTGGTGGCTATTTTGATTTTTATCGGGTTCGTATCTATTCCGCTCGCCGTTCTGTCAGGCAGACTCCACTAA
- a CDS encoding DUF547 domain-containing protein: MTLALLFLLALHLGAAPVRAAAPKADLWSRWQMNDPSSQIRIDHSPWADFLKKFLIAGKDGITRVAYAKVKGESRRRLDAYIGELSAAPVSRLRRAEQFAYWVNLYNALTIKVILDHYPVASILRINISPGWFAFGPWDKKLIVIEGEKVSLNDIEHRILRPIWRDPRIHYAVNCASVGCPNVAPIPWEAERLEAMLDKAARDYINHPRGAHFGRWGLIVSSIFEWYAVDFGGSDAAVIQHLRKFASQALAEHLERAEEIFNHEYNWALNDAPSEAISGKAN, from the coding sequence ATGACGCTCGCCTTATTATTCCTGTTGGCGCTTCATTTAGGCGCCGCCCCTGTGCGGGCTGCCGCGCCCAAGGCTGATCTTTGGTCCCGCTGGCAGATGAATGACCCGAGCTCTCAAATCCGTATCGATCATTCCCCCTGGGCTGATTTTCTTAAAAAATTCCTTATAGCGGGCAAAGATGGGATAACCCGCGTGGCCTACGCGAAGGTCAAGGGCGAGAGTCGCCGCCGTCTTGATGCCTACATTGGTGAGCTTTCCGCCGCGCCTGTCAGCCGCCTCCGCCGGGCCGAGCAGTTCGCCTACTGGGTGAATCTCTATAATGCCCTCACCATAAAAGTGATTCTCGATCACTATCCGGTCGCATCAATTCTGCGGATAAACATTTCGCCTGGCTGGTTCGCTTTCGGGCCCTGGGATAAAAAACTCATCGTCATCGAAGGCGAGAAGGTCAGCCTGAACGATATTGAGCACCGTATTCTCAGGCCCATTTGGCGCGACCCGCGAATTCACTACGCAGTGAACTGCGCCTCGGTGGGTTGCCCCAATGTTGCACCGATTCCTTGGGAGGCAGAGCGTCTAGAGGCCATGTTAGATAAGGCGGCAAGGGACTACATCAACCACCCGCGCGGGGCGCATTTTGGCCGTTGGGGGTTGATAGTTTCGAGCATATTCGAATGGTACGCAGTCGATTTTGGCGGTAGCGATGCGGCTGTTATTCAACATTTGAGGAAATTCGCCTCGCAGGCGTTGGCCGAGCACCTTGAGCGGGCAGAGGAGATTTTCAACCATGAGTACAACTGGGCGTTAAACGATGCCCCCTCTGAGGCTATTTCGGGCAAGGCAAATTGA
- a CDS encoding tetratricopeptide repeat protein, producing MIDPSARTLIVTDRPLSRTRLTNMLHATGLEFVHSADSRETAMEALLNLPVDFILCDLMTENFEGFDFLRDVRNMSLTTYLPFMLMCGYGQMEKADYAVGKDLDVSGYVFKPISPKAMEDEIASTMKIHRASIKSFVHLYRAAAFLDVKDYDDARIELKTALHKGSRSSRIWNDSGTLFEDMGNDPEARMCYEASIKLDRNYAKPHSSIGQLLLKQNKTELACQYFRKAVSISPRSTERQFALAKALLDTGDIEGARLAVKRAVQGTRREYGSPEHQAVDSAAAAEFYLSAGYTDLAEEAFTDALKGDPENIHYYNRLGMTFRRQKQFQKSLNSYTKALDIAPEDTVILYNIALALAELGNYTSSATTLQKALLIDENFKDARGLLKMLEDKIGGPALHEVIETSSSLDIFPNPNSAPLATRLAS from the coding sequence ATGATAGATCCATCAGCAAGAACACTCATAGTTACCGATCGTCCCTTATCGAGGACACGGCTTACCAACATGCTACACGCCACAGGACTTGAATTCGTCCACAGCGCCGACAGCAGAGAGACGGCGATGGAAGCCCTCCTGAATCTGCCCGTCGATTTCATCCTGTGCGACCTCATGACGGAAAACTTCGAAGGATTTGATTTTCTCCGCGACGTTCGCAACATGAGTCTCACGACCTACCTGCCCTTCATGCTCATGTGCGGCTACGGTCAGATGGAAAAAGCAGACTATGCCGTGGGCAAAGATCTCGATGTGAGCGGCTATGTATTCAAGCCCATCTCGCCCAAAGCGATGGAAGATGAAATTGCGTCAACCATGAAAATTCACAGGGCATCTATTAAATCCTTCGTCCACCTCTACCGCGCCGCCGCATTTTTGGACGTCAAAGATTATGACGATGCGAGGATAGAACTAAAAACCGCCCTTCATAAAGGAAGTCGCTCCTCGCGCATTTGGAATGACTCGGGCACCCTTTTCGAGGACATGGGCAACGACCCCGAGGCGCGGATGTGCTACGAGGCATCAATCAAACTGGACAGGAACTATGCCAAGCCACACAGCAGCATCGGGCAACTACTGCTAAAGCAAAACAAGACTGAACTTGCCTGCCAGTATTTCCGAAAAGCGGTGAGCATCAGCCCCCGTAGCACAGAGCGCCAGTTCGCCCTTGCCAAGGCGCTGCTCGATACCGGGGACATCGAGGGTGCGAGGCTCGCCGTCAAACGCGCCGTCCAGGGAACCCGGAGGGAGTACGGCTCGCCAGAGCATCAAGCCGTTGACAGCGCCGCCGCCGCCGAGTTCTACCTCTCGGCTGGCTACACCGATTTGGCCGAGGAGGCGTTCACCGACGCCCTCAAGGGCGATCCCGAAAACATCCATTACTACAACCGGCTGGGGATGACCTTCAGACGACAGAAACAATTCCAGAAATCCTTGAACAGCTACACAAAAGCCCTTGATATCGCGCCCGAGGACACTGTCATCCTCTACAACATTGCGCTCGCGCTGGCGGAGCTTGGAAATTACACTTCCTCGGCCACCACACTCCAAAAGGCGTTGCTAATTGACGAGAACTTCAAGGACGCCAGAGGGCTCCTCAAGATGCTCGAAGACAAAATAGGCGGCCCTGCCCTGCATGAAGTTATTGAAACCTCATCTTCGCTGGATATCTTTCCAAATCCGAACAGCGCCCCCTTGGCCACCCGCCTAGCTAGCTAA
- a CDS encoding aminopeptidase P family protein produces the protein MKPPYDAAKLDRLMDEAGVDLILTNTQHNARYLTGGYFYHFHERFDAMGLGRYMALCGIPKGAPEHAFLIGERREAGQFEDQNLWIPELIVAERLPAVAAEAAAKAIKTRGLENCTIAVEMDFLPASSMAALSMPLPGARFAEARGIMEELRAIKTPAELDIFRQITLDDAEIIGEVFTTSPPGSTTRELARAIEGGMTDRGIHFLWVFTCAGKDMLRAPSAKVWEPGEICHLDAGGAFEGYLTDVCRMGVRGQPSSLANELFQACLTTQNKVREEVRAKATCSDLYNSGIKHLADTGHGDYGEFIIHGVGLVSHELPRFREDGDSKLEEGMVVSIETDIRHSEVGYVKIEDTVAVTNEGCEGLGDLGRESWYIVD, from the coding sequence ATGAAACCACCCTACGACGCAGCAAAACTCGACCGGCTGATGGATGAGGCCGGTGTCGATCTGATTCTTACTAACACGCAGCATAACGCGCGCTATCTGACCGGAGGATATTTCTACCACTTCCACGAGCGCTTCGACGCCATGGGCCTTGGCCGCTACATGGCACTATGCGGGATTCCAAAAGGGGCGCCGGAGCACGCATTCTTGATTGGAGAGCGGCGGGAGGCGGGACAATTCGAGGATCAAAATCTGTGGATACCTGAGTTGATAGTGGCAGAGCGCCTACCCGCCGTCGCCGCAGAGGCCGCAGCAAAAGCGATAAAGACCAGAGGGTTGGAGAATTGCACCATTGCCGTCGAGATGGATTTTCTGCCAGCAAGTTCGATGGCTGCCCTCTCTATGCCCTTACCAGGTGCCCGCTTCGCCGAGGCAAGAGGAATCATGGAGGAGCTTCGAGCTATTAAAACTCCCGCCGAGCTAGATATTTTCAGACAAATCACCCTGGACGACGCCGAGATTATCGGTGAGGTTTTCACCACCTCGCCACCGGGCTCAACAACTCGGGAACTCGCCCGAGCCATAGAGGGCGGAATGACCGACCGAGGCATTCACTTTCTCTGGGTATTCACATGTGCAGGAAAAGACATGTTGCGAGCTCCATCAGCTAAGGTTTGGGAGCCGGGCGAGATCTGCCATCTCGATGCAGGTGGGGCATTTGAGGGCTACCTCACCGATGTTTGTCGGATGGGAGTGAGGGGTCAACCCTCATCACTAGCAAACGAACTTTTCCAAGCCTGCTTAACAACTCAAAACAAGGTACGCGAAGAGGTACGAGCTAAAGCCACTTGCAGCGATTTATACAATTCCGGAATCAAACACCTAGCCGACACCGGACATGGTGACTATGGCGAATTTATTATTCACGGTGTCGGTCTCGTCTCTCACGAGCTTCCCCGATTCAGGGAGGATGGGGACAGTAAACTTGAAGAAGGGATGGTCGTATCTATTGAGACTGACATCCGACATTCCGAGGTCGGCTACGTCAAAATTGAAGATACAGTCGCTGTTACTAACGAAGGTTGTGAGGGTCTCGGCGACCTCGGCCGTGAGTCTTGGTACATCGTTGATTGA
- a CDS encoding DUF2877 domain-containing protein, whose amino-acid sequence MSGLCVIAGRFSFYFEGVDIWRPCDLPGGIKQADVRKGLDLLAAMAGERAPAEGLGRLIPEMAGAARGVEGVVDVGVERGAAKSENVGDMSGPEAPEGACQTANAAKRQVIRAGRAGAGALARWMCDMLHPKPQGPTQPGLRIEISSPGQRAAGLIGLGPGLTPSGDDFIGGAMVALRMLGRGVIADRLAEWALPLAAGTSRISRAHLAEAARGAGAGALHEMIEAVSRSVEGDISSSLGAINAIGHTSGWDALAGAVMALEAVFRNELGRDGFATNFHIGDNL is encoded by the coding sequence ATGAGCGGTTTGTGTGTGATAGCCGGGCGCTTTTCGTTTTATTTTGAAGGGGTGGATATTTGGCGGCCATGTGATTTGCCAGGGGGAATTAAACAGGCCGATGTGCGCAAGGGGCTCGACCTGCTGGCTGCGATGGCCGGGGAGAGGGCGCCGGCCGAGGGGCTTGGGCGGCTGATCCCCGAGATGGCTGGCGCGGCGAGGGGTGTTGAAGGCGTGGTCGATGTGGGTGTTGAGAGGGGTGCGGCGAAATCAGAAAATGTGGGCGATATGAGCGGCCCCGAGGCGCCAGAGGGGGCGTGTCAAACGGCAAATGCCGCCAAACGACAGGTAATTCGCGCTGGCAGGGCTGGGGCGGGGGCCCTTGCGAGGTGGATGTGCGACATGTTGCACCCAAAGCCTCAAGGCCCGACCCAACCTGGCCTGCGGATCGAGATATCCTCCCCCGGCCAGAGAGCGGCGGGGCTCATCGGTCTCGGGCCCGGTCTGACGCCGAGCGGGGATGACTTCATCGGCGGGGCCATGGTGGCCTTGCGGATGCTCGGGCGCGGCGTGATTGCCGATAGGCTGGCCGAGTGGGCGCTGCCCCTGGCGGCGGGCACCTCGCGAATTAGCCGAGCGCATCTGGCCGAGGCGGCACGGGGCGCGGGCGCGGGCGCGCTTCACGAAATGATTGAGGCTGTATCTCGGTCTGTAGAAGGCGATATTTCGAGCTCTCTTGGAGCGATTAATGCGATTGGGCATACCTCGGGCTGGGACGCCCTGGCAGGTGCGGTTATGGCCCTGGAAGCTGTTTTTCGCAATGAATTGGGCCGTGATGGTTTCGCCACCAATTTTCATATTGGAGATAATTTATGA
- a CDS encoding carbamate kinase — MPTSEKMPARLLVAVGGNATHPPEIKGTAAEQAALAAETGRALLPLMALGTELVITHGNGPVVGKILVRQAMSAERVTPMTLDICVAHSQGGIAYLLMQAFENALREAGNARHVVCLLTQVEVDPEDPAFKNPEKFVGYAYGEEEAQAYEREMGWQMREDAGRGWRHVVPSPEPRHIVDISLIRALAERGAVVIAGGGGGIPVVREANGTRRGVEAVIDKDLTSALMANVLGIEDLLILTAVPRVAVNFGKPDERELGEVSLPELKKYRDEGHFPPGSMGPKVEAAIRFLENGGRRAIICELREAVPALRGEAGTHIYADAD; from the coding sequence GTGCCGACTTCTGAAAAAATGCCAGCCCGCCTGCTTGTGGCGGTGGGGGGGAACGCGACGCACCCGCCCGAGATTAAGGGGACGGCGGCCGAGCAGGCCGCTCTTGCCGCCGAGACGGGAAGGGCGCTGCTGCCGCTCATGGCGCTGGGCACCGAGCTTGTCATCACCCACGGGAACGGCCCGGTGGTGGGAAAAATTTTGGTGCGCCAGGCGATGTCGGCAGAGCGGGTGACGCCGATGACGCTGGATATTTGTGTGGCGCACAGCCAGGGGGGAATCGCCTATCTGCTGATGCAGGCGTTTGAAAACGCGCTGCGCGAGGCGGGAAACGCGCGGCATGTGGTTTGTCTGCTGACCCAGGTCGAGGTGGACCCGGAGGACCCTGCATTTAAAAATCCGGAAAAATTCGTCGGCTACGCCTACGGCGAGGAGGAGGCGCAGGCGTATGAGCGTGAGATGGGCTGGCAGATGCGCGAGGACGCAGGAAGGGGCTGGCGGCACGTGGTTCCCTCGCCCGAGCCCCGGCACATTGTCGATATCTCGCTTATTCGGGCGCTGGCCGAGCGCGGGGCGGTTGTCATCGCGGGGGGCGGCGGAGGGATTCCGGTTGTCCGCGAGGCAAACGGAACGCGCCGGGGGGTTGAGGCGGTTATTGATAAGGATTTAACCTCGGCGCTGATGGCGAATGTGCTTGGCATTGAGGATTTGTTGATACTGACGGCGGTGCCAAGGGTGGCGGTGAATTTTGGGAAGCCGGACGAGCGCGAGCTTGGCGAGGTGTCGCTGCCCGAGTTGAAAAAATACCGGGACGAGGGGCATTTTCCGCCGGGGAGCATGGGCCCCAAGGTCGAGGCGGCGATACGCTTTCTTGAAAACGGGGGCCGGCGCGCCATCATTTGTGAGCTTAGGGAGGCTGTGCCCGCGCTTCGAGGGGAGGCGGGGACGCACATTTATGCGGACGCTGACTGA
- a CDS encoding flavin reductase family protein produces the protein MDDAAKKTALRMIPYGLYVLTCVNEGGQVAAATVNWVSQMSFEPPLIVIGVKADSGAHAMLKETENFALNVLGKDQQGAAFTFFKPLEREGDTIGGEAFEAGPEAGMPLILSCPAWIECHVEAAIEGADHTAFIGQVLSAGVRTEPEGRADDATLWMKDLGDAVFYGG, from the coding sequence TTGGACGATGCCGCAAAAAAAACAGCGCTCCGAATGATCCCCTACGGTCTTTATGTGCTCACCTGCGTGAACGAGGGCGGACAGGTGGCCGCCGCCACCGTCAACTGGGTCAGCCAGATGTCTTTTGAGCCCCCCCTCATCGTCATCGGCGTCAAAGCCGACTCGGGCGCCCATGCCATGCTCAAGGAAACCGAGAATTTCGCGCTCAATGTCCTCGGCAAAGACCAGCAGGGCGCGGCATTCACCTTTTTTAAACCCTTGGAGCGCGAAGGCGACACCATCGGGGGCGAAGCCTTTGAGGCAGGCCCCGAGGCAGGCATGCCGCTTATTCTCTCGTGCCCCGCTTGGATTGAGTGCCATGTCGAGGCCGCCATCGAGGGCGCCGACCATACCGCCTTCATCGGACAAGTTCTGAGCGCAGGCGTTCGCACCGAGCCCGAAGGCCGGGCCGATGACGCAACGCTATGGATGAAAGACCTGGGCGATGCCGTATTCTACGGTGGTTAA
- a CDS encoding carboxymuconolactone decarboxylase family protein, giving the protein MAMSPRGKKLYDEMFEARGFVWPAFELLCEMDPEIVEHYEGLKNYVLSKEQEMPGHMRELFISVAIAVRNQSGHGGIKEHLKLAMKLGATPRQCLEAFESVFPPCGMMVLIAGCNALKEAIDELEKEKEK; this is encoded by the coding sequence ATGGCCATGAGCCCGAGGGGTAAAAAGTTGTACGACGAAATGTTCGAGGCGAGGGGATTCGTTTGGCCCGCCTTTGAGCTTCTCTGCGAGATGGACCCCGAGATTGTCGAGCACTACGAGGGCTTGAAGAACTATGTTCTATCGAAAGAGCAGGAGATGCCCGGCCACATGCGCGAGCTTTTTATTTCGGTCGCCATCGCGGTGCGCAACCAATCGGGCCACGGCGGCATCAAGGAGCATCTGAAACTCGCCATGAAGCTTGGCGCCACCCCGCGCCAGTGTTTAGAGGCCTTTGAGTCTGTTTTCCCCCCCTGCGGGATGATGGTCCTCATCGCCGGATGTAATGCGCTCAAAGAGGCGATTGATGAACTTGAGAAGGAAAAGGAGAAGTAG
- a CDS encoding maleylpyruvate isomerase family mycothiol-dependent enzyme, which translates to MDYSQEIKETIEAMRREFLRLAEWFRKFSEADWAAPTFCPDWTASQVMGHITFGGEFFASSVRNGLKGDLGFPFGAKTREEFMTMRKDMAIEIGRLDGPALTDRFEASTTDVIDLFASLDPADYEKMTWHRRRNFPIRRLILSRLNEYLLHEWDIQNKPSAPLTGPSVAIAARNLRQHCQLFYELSPAEGLSGAFAFDLTDIGYRWATRVEDGKGIDMGIGEHSADGHLVDATFSATAGDMLLLITGRLPVPQSRADGRLAIEGDEEKAETLLPTLFFPL; encoded by the coding sequence GTGGACTACTCTCAAGAGATAAAAGAGACAATTGAGGCCATGCGGCGCGAATTCTTGCGCCTCGCCGAATGGTTTCGCAAATTTTCCGAGGCCGATTGGGCGGCCCCTACCTTTTGTCCTGACTGGACGGCGTCCCAGGTGATGGGACACATCACCTTCGGCGGCGAGTTCTTTGCCTCCTCGGTCCGAAACGGTCTTAAAGGGGATTTGGGTTTTCCCTTCGGCGCAAAAACGCGCGAGGAATTCATGACGATGCGCAAAGACATGGCCATTGAGATCGGAAGGCTCGATGGCCCCGCGCTCACAGATCGTTTCGAGGCGAGCACCACCGATGTCATCGATCTATTCGCCTCGCTCGATCCCGCCGACTACGAAAAAATGACCTGGCATCGCCGCCGAAATTTCCCCATTCGCAGGCTCATCCTCTCGCGGCTCAATGAATACCTGCTCCATGAGTGGGATATTCAAAACAAACCCTCGGCACCCTTAACAGGCCCCTCGGTCGCCATCGCCGCCCGAAACCTTCGGCAACACTGCCAGCTATTCTACGAACTCTCCCCGGCAGAGGGGCTCTCGGGTGCCTTCGCGTTCGACCTCACTGATATCGGCTACCGCTGGGCGACGCGGGTCGAGGATGGAAAGGGCATAGATATGGGGATTGGCGAGCACTCGGCAGATGGCCATCTGGTGGACGCTACTTTTTCCGCCACGGCTGGCGACATGCTCCTCCTCATTACAGGACGCCTCCCCGTCCCTCAGAGCCGCGCCGATGGACGCCTCGCAATCGAGGGCGATGAGGAAAAGGCCGAGACCCTCCTCCCCACGCTTTTCTTTCCGCTCTGA
- a CDS encoding AAA domain-containing protein has product MHEEPKVAGGSAEIDGVSLHLSRPTESAQEWIGQREALDQLQACWLIVADEDLPLSPRITGPPGIGKTTLAMSAAREREQALHIFQATADTRPEDLLVTPVLAESGRIAYHASPLVTAMIQGGICVIDEGNRMSEKSWASLAPLLDHRRYVESIVAGITVAAHPDFRCCVTMNDDASTYEVPDYILSRLQPTLPLAFPDRDDEMAIMRYHLPFAGEEMLAMTVEFLQEAHELDLDYSPRDGIHILQYAIKRLAQEREHPLAQDEAWRESLLKVLGEEALDLEGLAQRRRQALGDEPPPMDFGDIFFGDDSPLHPDR; this is encoded by the coding sequence GTGCACGAGGAACCGAAGGTAGCCGGAGGCAGCGCCGAGATTGATGGCGTCTCGCTCCATTTGAGTCGTCCGACCGAGTCCGCCCAGGAGTGGATTGGCCAAAGAGAGGCGCTTGATCAGTTGCAGGCTTGCTGGCTGATCGTGGCGGATGAGGATCTTCCTCTGTCCCCCCGGATTACGGGCCCGCCAGGCATCGGCAAGACGACGCTCGCCATGTCGGCGGCGAGGGAGCGCGAGCAGGCGCTCCACATTTTTCAGGCGACGGCCGACACGCGGCCCGAGGATTTGCTGGTGACGCCGGTGCTCGCCGAGTCGGGCCGCATTGCGTATCACGCCTCGCCGCTCGTGACGGCAATGATTCAGGGCGGCATATGCGTTATCGACGAGGGCAACCGCATGAGCGAGAAAAGCTGGGCCTCGCTCGCGCCCCTTCTCGATCACAGGCGCTATGTTGAGTCCATCGTTGCGGGCATCACCGTTGCGGCGCACCCGGATTTTCGTTGTTGTGTGACGATGAACGATGATGCTTCGACCTACGAGGTGCCCGACTATATTCTCTCGCGTCTTCAGCCCACATTGCCGCTTGCGTTTCCGGATAGGGACGATGAGATGGCCATCATGCGCTACCACCTGCCCTTTGCGGGCGAGGAGATGTTGGCGATGACGGTTGAGTTCCTTCAAGAGGCCCATGAACTTGATCTCGATTACTCACCACGGGACGGGATTCACATTCTCCAGTACGCCATCAAGCGGCTGGCGCAGGAGCGGGAGCATCCGCTTGCCCAAGATGAGGCCTGGCGCGAATCGCTGCTCAAGGTGCTCGGCGAGGAGGCCCTCGATTTAGAGGGGCTCGCGCAACGCCGCAGGCAGGCGCTGGGCGATGAGCCGCCTCCGATGGATTTTGGGGACATTTTCTTTGGGGATGACAGCCCCCTTCATCCGGATCGCTAG